Within Thermoplasmataceae archaeon, the genomic segment AATTCTCTGGTTAACTGCTGTACGGAAATTGCTCTTGCACGGAATGATATGCAAGTGTACTGATATTAAGATCAGGTAGCATACGAACTAGAAACAGCCGCACGGTTTTAGAAAAATCGCGGCATGCTTAAGAAACATGGGTCGGTGGGTTTACCTCGCCCAGAATAGTAAAGATCGGTTCTCCTCTATTATATCGGTTAAGATGCCTGGCAACCTAAATCCGCCGTCATGGAAACATCGTACGGAAAGTTTTATAAATGGAGTGAAGTTAGGGTGTTATATCCCTAATAGAACAGGTAGAACTGTAATGAGGAGGAGTGTTTGAAATGGTGAACGAAAAAATAATCCTTGTAACAACTAATTATGTACCCGGTATGAAAATAACGAAGCTTATAGGAACGATTTTTGGAATTACAGTGAGGAGCCGCGGACTTGGCGGAAACATAATGGCTGGATTGAGGTCCCTTGCTGGTGGCGAAATAAAGGAATATACGAAGATGCTTGGCGATGCTAGAAACATGGCCATGGAACGCCTAAGGGAAACAGCGGAACAGGTTGGCGCCAATGCAGTCGTGGAGGTCAGATTCGACACATCCGAGGTCGGAAATGTAATGAATGAAATAGTCGCATACGGAACTGCAGTGGTTGTTGAGGATGTCTCCGGCACAATGGAGAGAGTGTCCCTATCATAAGCAAGTTCTAGATTGATTCCGCAAACTGGAGGAAGATTTCTAACGCCTGAGGACAAATTATCCAGCGGAAAGAAGGCAATTACGGCATTCCTCCTCGGCATTCTTTTCATGTTTGTAGCTTTGATTGTGCAATCTGTATTTCAGGTCGCTCCACTATTCATTTTTGCCGAAATCCATGGGTCAGGAATAACCGCATCCGCAAAGGCCTATTCAATACTGGAGAGGAACAATTTTATCATTTTTTCTATTTATCTTGGAGCAATTGCGGGAATTTTACAGGAAACTGCGAAATATGTTGCAGTAGACACGAGAAATAAATTCCTCACCATTTTCATTGGCCTTGGCTTTGCAGCCGTGGATATCATTGA encodes:
- a CDS encoding heavy metal-binding domain-containing protein translates to MVNEKIILVTTNYVPGMKITKLIGTIFGITVRSRGLGGNIMAGLRSLAGGEIKEYTKMLGDARNMAMERLRETAEQVGANAVVEVRFDTSEVGNVMNEIVAYGTAVVVEDVSGTMERVSLS